A genomic region of Pyrus communis chromosome 14, drPyrComm1.1, whole genome shotgun sequence contains the following coding sequences:
- the LOC137715165 gene encoding uncharacterized protein At4g26450-like, which produces MHARNRNPGNGYRSNSMGMGMVPNSRISPEGSMRGHGFYNSEHRNFNRGFGRPKSFQPPPAPPPPPPPPPRKGDIFMEAGRLAAEYLVAQGLLPPNVLSAKWQNSKKQVGEFQEADQLQIAEEGRTSALARLGNSVSDGGSRRGRFGVDEFSSNARNQFKGRRRNATGSNRGGYGSDWGRESGRSGSFTDRHSMASFYMEGDEGSVSGQHEEQKVSKDVGNNGLQQNSSPSELGPKSEDAVDSESNLDKGQNPDEDMSSKPSSGAWIDGPTETDEVGQETTKVSDIEIKDQTTNDETEKNNVSENLPIQLSVLEAEGEGDSSGKNDTNLLTLCKFAKVPTRIRSSLTSRGPKVDPVANIQEGSTSDNAVQPADSQVLVESCSLDVSAGATLSHKTPQDNGLNPETCKPQSSQPAEILVELDPAYGMEQNKYGRSQSLPGRAFVHENEQESSQGPVGFGSSSFVAKERGDKRPLEEHDKLEGAKKPRKWLPYMVADTDECFQLSNLSEKKESSQEENGSPGEQVIIAFGHESSVMNDSHCQKDRREACIDYVQEKQLFPNSFKICDLNLMDAHENRDSDHAIDYPAVSGIKKEAEPVDIDLSMSNSNVSGENSRCTTDVKEIEIIDLESDSIQEETFNNAERKTETEFTPLEGFSNHAQNPNDIPDVQDGYGLMISELLGTDFPSCSTAPGDLNPLHNEIVLHNGEEALADDDSIYMALGEIPLTFLRPWEQPTPQEYEKPF; this is translated from the exons atgCATGCCCGGAATCGGAATCCTGGAAACGGGTACAGGTCCAATTCCATGGGGATGGGCATGGTTCCCAACTCTCGAATCTCCCCAGAGGGTTCTATGAGGGGGCATGGCTTTTACAACTCGGAACACCGCAACTTCAATCGGGGTTTTGGCCGCCCGAAGTCTTTTCAACCCCCACCagctcctccaccaccaccacctcctccaccTCGCAAAGGCGACATCTTTATGGAGGCGGGGCGCCTCGCGGCGGAGTATTTGGTAGCTCAGGGACTGCTGCCTCCGAATGTGCTGTCTGCTAAATGGCAGAACTCCAAGAAGCAAGTGGGGGAGTTTCAGGAGGCTGATCAGTTGCAAATTGCTGAAGAAGGCCGGACTTCGGCTCTTGCCCGGTTGGGGAATTCGGTTTCGGATGGAGGGTCAAGAAGGGGAAGGTTTGGTGTTGATGAATTCAGCAGCAATGCAAGGAATCAGTTCAAGGGAAGGAGGAGAAATGCAACTGGATCGAATAGGGGCGGTTATGGCTCTGATTGGGGTCGAGAGTCTGGCAGGAGTGGCTCCTTCACTGATAGGCACAGTATGGCTTCCTTTTATATGGAGGGTGATGAAGGTTCGGTATCTGGACAGCATGAGGAGCAGAAGGTCAGTAAAGATGTTGGTAATAATGGATTGCAACAGAATTCTAGTCCAAGCGAGTTGGGACCGAAGAGCGAGGATGCAGTGGATTCAGAATCTAACTTGGACAAAGGTCAAAACCCTGATGAGGATATGAGTTCAAAGCCAAGTTCTGGAGCTTGGATAGATGGTCCAACTGAAACAGATGAAGTTGGTCAGGAAACCACCAAGGTATCTGATATAGAGATTAAGGATCAAACCACCAATGATGAAACCGAGAAAAATAATGTATCGGAGAACTTACCAATTCAGCTTAGCGTTTTGGAGGCTGAGGGTGAGGGTGATTCTTCAGGAAAGAATGATACTAATTTGCTGACACTCTGCAAATTTGCCAAGGTGCCCACCAGAATACGCTCGTCGTTGACTTCTAGGGGTCCAAAGGTTGATCCAGTTGCAAATATCCAGGAGGGGAGCACCTCTGACAATGCTGTCCAACCGGCAGATTCTCAAGTTTTAGTTGAAAGTTGTTCCCTTGATGTTTCTGCAGGTGCCACTCTATCACACAAAACTCCTCAGGATAATGGTCTCAACCCTGAAACTTGTAAACCTCAGTCCAGTCAGCCTGCTGAAATTTTGGTAGAATTAGATCCTGCATATGGTATGGAGCAAAATAAATATGGAAGATCCCAGTCTTTGCCAGGTAGAGCTTTTGTTCATGAAAATGAGCAAGAATCAAGTCAGGGACCAGTAGGGTTTGGGAGTTCCAGCTTTGTAGCTAAGGAAAGAGGTGACAAAAGGCCTTTAGAAGAACATGATAAGCTGGAGGGAGCAAAAAAACCGAGAAAATGGCTTCCTTACATGGTTGCGGACACAGATGAGTGTTTCCAACTTTCTAACTTgagtgaaaagaaagaaagttcGCAGGAAGAAAACGGTTCTCCTGGTGAACAGGTAATTATAGCTTTTGGTCATGAAAGCTCGGTAATGAATGATTCCCATTGCCAAAAAGATAGACGTGAAGCCTGTATTGATTATGTGCAAGAAAAGCAGCTTTTTCCAAATTCATTCAAGATTTGCGACCTTAATCTCATGGATGCACATGAGAATCGTGACAGTGATCATGCAATAGATTATCCAGCTGTTTCTGGAATAAAGAAAGAAGCTGAACCTGTTGATATTGATTTGTCAATGAGTAACTCCAACGTGTCTGGTGAAAACAGTAGATGCACTACCGATGTTAAAGAGATTGAAATCATAGATTTAGAAAGTGACTCCATCCAAGAAGAGACCTTCAACAATGCCGAAAGAAA GACAGAGACTGAATTTACTCCTCTGGAGGGCTTTTCCAACCATGCGCAGAATCCTAATGATATCCCCGATGTTCAAGATGGTTATGGGCTTATGATTTCGGAGTTGCTGGGAACTGATTTCCCAAGTTGTTCAACGGCACCAGGGGATCTTAATCCATTGCATAACGAAATTGTCCTTCATAACGGAGAG GAAGCTCTTGCTGACGATGATTCGATATACATGGCACTGGGAGAAATACCATTAA CCTTTTTGAGACCCTGGGAGCAGCCAACCCCGCAGGAGTATGAGAAGCCCTTTTGA